A genomic stretch from Elusimicrobiota bacterium includes:
- a CDS encoding AtpZ/AtpI family protein, which translates to MKIRSKNLKTAFGGTQLAVSVLLGLYVGYRMDARWETGPWLLLAGGALGLAGGLFSFLAPFFNNR; encoded by the coding sequence TTGAAGATTCGCTCCAAAAATTTAAAGACCGCTTTCGGGGGCACCCAGTTGGCTGTGTCGGTGTTGTTGGGGCTTTACGTGGGGTATCGAATGGACGCGCGCTGGGAGACGGGGCCTTGGTTGCTGTTGGCTGGGGGGGCTTTGGGATTGGCGGGTGGGCTGTTCAGCTTTCTTGCACCTTTTTTCAATAACCGTTAG
- the atpF gene encoding F0F1 ATP synthase subunit B, whose product MDKLLHPEIGLMIWTVITFAALAYVLARFAWKPILAALDNREDSIRQNIQSAETSKKAAEELRQEYESRLAGVEAKARELMSQAEAQARSLKDDLVRTAHQESEKLLEETRKKLADDERRLARDLRAEMAHLSLRATEKMLRRGLDKPFQDRLVQEALGDFEKWTAEKK is encoded by the coding sequence GTGGATAAGCTTCTTCATCCTGAAATCGGTCTGATGATTTGGACCGTGATCACCTTCGCGGCCCTGGCGTACGTCCTGGCGCGGTTTGCCTGGAAGCCCATCTTGGCCGCCTTGGACAACCGGGAGGACAGTATCCGGCAAAACATTCAATCCGCGGAGACCTCTAAAAAAGCGGCGGAGGAGCTTCGTCAGGAGTATGAGTCTCGATTGGCGGGGGTGGAAGCGAAGGCCCGGGAGCTGATGAGCCAAGCGGAAGCCCAGGCCCGAAGCCTCAAGGACGATCTGGTGCGCACGGCTCACCAGGAGAGTGAAAAGCTGCTGGAAGAGACCCGAAAAAAACTGGCGGACGATGAACGTCGCCTGGCGCGTGACCTTCGGGCGGAGATGGCCCATCTTTCCCTTCGTGCGACGGAAAAAATGCTCCGGCGTGGGTTGGATAAGCCGTTCCAGGACCGGCTGGTGCAAGAGGCTCTGGGCGACTTCGAAAAATGGACCGCCGAAAAAAAATGA
- a CDS encoding bifunctional 5,10-methylenetetrahydrofolate dehydrogenase/5,10-methenyltetrahydrofolate cyclohydrolase, with protein sequence MSMKLLDGKAAAAQVLAGVGERVKVLVGRGLTPGLATVLVGEDPASQVYVGQKIKKCEAAGMVSIHVPLPATISQQGLLNEIHRLNRDPRVHGIIVQLPLPKGLNPEAVLLALDPAKDADGLHPANQGRWMQLKSWKDVLASGVPLPCTPAGVMELLRQNDVPIAWRRAVVVGRSSLVGKPLAMMLLAADATVTLAHSRTDKLEEVCRQADILVAAIGSPKFVKKEWIKPGAVVVDVGMNRTADGLFGDVDFAGVREVAGALTPVPGGVGPLTVAFLLSNTVQAAENQLS encoded by the coding sequence ATGTCCATGAAACTGTTGGATGGAAAAGCGGCTGCGGCCCAGGTGTTGGCGGGGGTTGGGGAGCGTGTGAAGGTTTTGGTGGGACGAGGGCTGACCCCGGGGTTGGCCACGGTGTTGGTCGGGGAAGACCCCGCGTCACAGGTTTACGTTGGACAGAAGATTAAAAAGTGCGAAGCGGCGGGAATGGTTTCCATTCACGTTCCGTTGCCCGCCACGATTTCGCAGCAGGGACTGCTGAACGAAATCCATCGGTTGAATCGGGACCCCCGGGTCCATGGGATCATCGTTCAGCTTCCTCTCCCGAAAGGTTTGAATCCGGAAGCTGTCCTTTTGGCATTGGATCCCGCCAAAGACGCGGACGGTCTTCACCCCGCCAACCAGGGGCGATGGATGCAACTCAAATCCTGGAAAGACGTTTTAGCTTCGGGGGTTCCCTTGCCGTGTACTCCGGCGGGGGTGATGGAATTGTTGCGCCAAAACGATGTCCCCATCGCTTGGCGGCGGGCCGTGGTGGTGGGGCGTTCCAGTTTGGTGGGGAAACCCCTGGCCATGATGCTCTTGGCCGCGGACGCCACGGTGACCCTCGCCCATTCCCGCACCGACAAGTTGGAGGAGGTTTGTCGTCAGGCGGATATCCTTGTGGCGGCCATCGGGTCCCCGAAGTTTGTGAAAAAAGAGTGGATCAAACCCGGGGCTGTTGTTGTGGATGTCGGAATGAACCGAACAGCGGACGGTTTGTTTGGCGACGTGGACTTTGCGGGGGTTCGGGAAGTGGCTGGGGCGCTGACCCCCGTCCCGGGGGGGGTGGGCCCCCTGACGGTGGCTTTTCTTCTTTCAAATACGGTTCAAGCGGCTGAAAATCAGTTATCATAG
- a CDS encoding ribonuclease H-like domain-containing protein produces the protein MGDPLIRAYIDIETDEGRRLTVVGVFRPDRGCRQWVRPNFSRMELLNFLSGVECLMSYNGARFDLPVLKDQLRVDLDSMFSHRDLMLDCWAHDLKGGLKKVERQLGIHRDSEGIDGLAAIRLWHASRRGEPDALETLLRYNREDVENLEALALKLGVVMADVAVLSGGKQCP, from the coding sequence GTGGGTGACCCATTGATTCGGGCTTACATTGATATTGAAACCGATGAGGGGCGGCGCTTGACCGTGGTGGGTGTCTTTCGTCCGGACCGTGGATGTCGTCAGTGGGTGAGGCCGAACTTTTCTCGAATGGAATTATTAAATTTTCTCAGTGGGGTGGAGTGTTTGATGAGTTACAATGGGGCTCGCTTCGATTTGCCGGTTCTTAAGGATCAGCTTCGTGTGGACTTGGACTCCATGTTTTCCCACCGTGACCTGATGTTGGATTGTTGGGCCCACGATCTCAAGGGCGGATTGAAAAAAGTGGAGAGGCAGCTGGGCATTCATCGGGACAGTGAAGGAATCGATGGGTTAGCGGCCATCCGGCTCTGGCACGCCTCACGCCGAGGGGAACCTGACGCTTTGGAAACACTGCTCCGCTACAATCGGGAAGACGTTGAAAATCTGGAAGCGTTGGCCTTGAAATTGGGTGTGGTCATGGCGGACGTTGCGGTTCTTTCAGGAGGAAAACAATGTCCATGA
- the atpB gene encoding F0F1 ATP synthase subunit A codes for MSFLLTKHLLLMWISAGLAVLVLVSAGQMARRGMRNRFVYFVESMTVFVRDDIVLPNIGEEGRQYLPYFLSVFFFVLFMNLLGMVPGSATPTGNIAVTASLALCTLFMINVAGMRAHGVVGYVKSLVPHGMPVWLLPLMYPIELLGLLTKSFALCIRLFANMIAGHIVILAFLALIFLFGKLWVAPMSVSAALGINLLEIFVAFLQAYIFTLLSAIFVGSAVHSH; via the coding sequence TTGTCTTTTCTCTTAACCAAACACCTTCTCCTGATGTGGATTTCCGCCGGATTAGCCGTGCTCGTCCTTGTCTCCGCGGGGCAGATGGCGCGGCGGGGGATGCGAAATCGGTTTGTGTATTTTGTCGAAAGCATGACGGTTTTTGTGCGCGATGACATTGTTCTTCCCAATATAGGGGAAGAAGGTCGACAGTATCTCCCTTATTTTTTATCGGTTTTCTTTTTTGTCCTGTTTATGAACCTTTTGGGAATGGTTCCGGGGAGCGCGACTCCCACGGGGAACATCGCTGTGACGGCTTCTCTGGCGCTTTGCACTCTTTTTATGATCAATGTGGCGGGAATGCGGGCACACGGGGTGGTGGGGTACGTGAAGAGCTTGGTCCCCCATGGAATGCCGGTTTGGCTTTTGCCGCTCATGTATCCCATTGAATTGCTCGGACTCTTAACGAAAAGTTTTGCGCTCTGTATTCGGTTGTTTGCGAACATGATCGCGGGGCACATCGTCATCCTGGCCTTTTTGGCGCTCATTTTCCTTTTCGGAAAACTTTGGGTAGCGCCCATGTCCGTTTCTGCGGCGTTGGGGATCAACCTCTTGGAAATTTTCGTGGCGTTTCTGCAGGCCTATATTTTTACGTTGTTGTCCGCGATTTTTGTTGGTTCAGCTGTTCATTCTCACTAA
- a CDS encoding trans-2-enoyl-CoA reductase family protein gives MIIRPQSKGFICLTAHPDGCAKNVADQIALARSTGKKQGPRNVLIIGASAGYGLSSRVMAAFGYGAKTLGVFYEKPADEKRTASPGWYHTAAFEREAHAAGLQAASVNGDAFSNDIKKKTLSLLKQSFGPVDLVVYSLASPRRVHPETGEIFSSVLKPILRPYSSKTIHFQTGVISDVAIAPATQAEISQTVAVMGGEDWNLWMEALEGEGLLAPNATTVAYSYAGPELTEPIYRRGTIGRAKDHLETMALHLNQRLGRTGGRAVVSVNKALVTQASSAIPVMPLYISILYKTMKSRGLHEGCMEQMARLFNDHLYADTPPPRDEANRIRIDDWEMRADVQNSVARAWDLVNARNVERWTDLAGYKEDFFKLFGFGREGIDELIDVNPIVPIPSLEP, from the coding sequence ATGATCATTCGACCCCAATCCAAAGGATTTATTTGCCTGACCGCCCATCCGGACGGTTGTGCTAAAAACGTGGCGGACCAAATCGCCCTCGCTCGATCGACCGGAAAAAAGCAAGGGCCCCGGAACGTCCTTATTATTGGAGCGTCGGCAGGTTACGGACTTTCCAGCCGCGTGATGGCGGCCTTTGGTTACGGAGCTAAAACATTGGGCGTTTTTTATGAAAAACCCGCCGATGAAAAACGAACCGCTTCCCCCGGATGGTACCACACGGCAGCGTTCGAACGGGAAGCCCACGCGGCCGGATTGCAAGCGGCCAGCGTGAACGGAGACGCCTTTTCCAACGACATTAAAAAGAAGACCCTCTCCCTTCTGAAACAATCGTTCGGGCCCGTGGACCTGGTGGTGTATAGCCTGGCGTCCCCCCGACGTGTTCATCCCGAGACCGGGGAAATCTTCTCGTCTGTCCTTAAACCTATTCTTAGACCCTATTCTTCAAAAACAATCCATTTCCAAACGGGGGTAATTTCAGACGTGGCGATCGCCCCCGCCACCCAAGCGGAAATCAGTCAAACGGTTGCTGTTATGGGTGGAGAAGACTGGAACCTATGGATGGAAGCGTTGGAGGGAGAAGGATTGCTGGCCCCGAACGCGACCACGGTGGCCTATTCCTACGCGGGCCCGGAACTCACCGAACCTATTTATCGACGCGGGACCATTGGCCGTGCGAAAGATCACCTTGAAACCATGGCCCTTCATTTAAATCAACGTCTGGGCCGAACCGGAGGACGCGCGGTCGTTTCCGTTAACAAAGCGTTGGTGACCCAAGCCAGCTCGGCGATCCCGGTGATGCCTCTCTATATTTCGATCCTTTATAAAACGATGAAATCCCGGGGCCTACACGAAGGTTGCATGGAGCAAATGGCCCGTCTTTTTAACGATCACTTGTATGCCGACACCCCCCCCCCTCGGGACGAAGCCAACCGGATTCGAATCGACGATTGGGAAATGCGGGCCGACGTTCAAAATTCAGTGGCCCGCGCCTGGGATCTGGTCAACGCCCGAAACGTGGAACGCTGGACGGATCTGGCGGGGTACAAAGAGGATTTCTTTAAACTTTTTGGCTTTGGAAGGGAGGGAATCGATGAGTTGATTGACGTAAATCCTATTGTTCCCATTCCTTCCTTAGAACCTTAG
- a CDS encoding 2-C-methyl-D-erythritol 2,4-cyclodiphosphate synthase, which produces MTTLGLGYDSHRFVKGRPLVLGGVRVPFEKGLAGHSDADVVLHAVIDALLGAAGMGDIGTFYPDSDARWKGADSLRLLEDVHRRLRRRFSVSNVDVTLLAEAPRIGPYKNRMRAKMARTLRISVDCVNVKAKTNEGMGFVGRREGLAALAVCGLLPKSKQKK; this is translated from the coding sequence ATGACAACCCTTGGTCTGGGTTACGACAGTCACCGTTTCGTCAAAGGACGCCCGCTGGTGTTGGGAGGCGTCCGGGTCCCCTTTGAAAAAGGGCTGGCCGGCCATTCCGATGCTGACGTGGTGTTGCACGCGGTGATTGACGCTTTGCTGGGGGCCGCTGGGATGGGAGACATTGGGACTTTTTATCCCGATTCCGACGCGCGGTGGAAGGGCGCAGACAGTTTAAGACTCCTGGAAGATGTCCACCGACGACTCCGCCGCCGATTTTCTGTTTCCAACGTGGATGTCACTCTTTTGGCCGAAGCCCCACGGATCGGTCCTTACAAAAACAGAATGCGCGCAAAAATGGCCCGTACGCTTCGGATTTCTGTTGACTGTGTGAATGTCAAAGCCAAAACAAACGAAGGTATGGGGTTTGTGGGCCGACGGGAAGGATTGGCGGCTCTCGCGGTGTGCGGCCTTCTTCCCAAATCAAAACAAAAAAAATGA
- the typA gene encoding translational GTPase TypA — protein sequence MDLSTPSPLKNTSLRRRNDVRNIAIIAHVDHGKTTLVDAMFRQTGEFKVKADQAQECLMDSNPQERERGITILAKCTSVQVGETRINIVDTPGHADFGSEVERILTMVDGVILLIDALDGPMPQTRFVLRKSLELGLKPIVVINKVDRPFADPPKALNNTFDLFVDLEASDEQLDFPILYASGKDGWASDDLHTPSKDLQPLFAAIVRHVPGPAADPDSPLQMLTTMVDYNSYVGRIAIGMIHAGRIEKNQAVTLMKQDGRTLSARVMKLYGFFGLERREIFSAQAGDIVAVAGMEEARVGDTVAAAENPQALPPLEIDEPTLSIEFMVNDSPFSGREGKFMTSRHLRERLEQELKTNVGLNVEEMALNTFKVSGRGELHLSVLIETMRREGFELAVSRPQVILKTENGKVLEPAEYLLVDVEQTYQGVVIENLGKRGLAMKNMHVDGHHRVRLEGVITARALIGFKAELLAQTKGTGLMHHSFHGYVPRSSGATRRAAGVLVAKESGLATSYALQSLQERSVLFVAPQMDIYAGMIVGQNSRENDMVVNPCKKKALTNMRAAGSDDIVQLTPPRIFTLEQAIAYIEDDELAEITPKLIRLRKKELDHSLRRKFEKREEDLSDE from the coding sequence ATGGACCTCTCCACCCCATCACCACTCAAGAACACGTCGCTTCGACGTCGGAACGATGTTCGTAATATCGCCATTATCGCTCACGTTGACCACGGGAAGACGACCTTGGTTGACGCCATGTTTCGCCAAACCGGGGAATTCAAGGTCAAAGCAGACCAGGCCCAGGAATGTTTGATGGACTCCAACCCCCAGGAACGGGAACGGGGCATCACCATTTTAGCGAAATGCACTTCGGTCCAAGTGGGGGAGACGCGCATCAACATTGTAGACACCCCGGGCCACGCGGATTTCGGCAGCGAAGTGGAACGCATCTTGACCATGGTGGACGGTGTTATCCTTTTAATCGACGCGCTCGATGGTCCCATGCCCCAAACCCGTTTCGTGCTCAGAAAATCGCTCGAACTGGGACTGAAACCCATTGTGGTCATCAACAAAGTGGACAGACCCTTCGCGGATCCCCCGAAAGCCCTCAACAACACTTTCGACCTCTTTGTGGATTTGGAAGCCTCCGATGAACAACTGGATTTTCCCATCCTCTACGCCTCCGGAAAAGACGGCTGGGCCAGCGATGACTTACATACGCCCTCCAAAGACCTTCAGCCTCTTTTCGCCGCGATCGTCCGCCATGTTCCCGGCCCCGCGGCCGATCCGGACAGCCCCCTCCAAATGCTCACCACGATGGTGGATTACAACAGCTATGTGGGGCGAATCGCCATCGGCATGATCCACGCGGGCCGGATTGAAAAGAACCAAGCCGTAACGCTCATGAAACAGGACGGTCGCACCCTTTCGGCCCGTGTCATGAAACTCTATGGTTTCTTCGGACTGGAACGACGGGAAATCTTTTCCGCCCAAGCGGGAGACATCGTGGCGGTCGCCGGAATGGAGGAGGCCCGCGTGGGAGACACAGTGGCCGCGGCCGAGAACCCCCAAGCCTTGCCACCGCTTGAAATTGATGAGCCCACCCTTTCCATCGAATTCATGGTCAACGACAGCCCTTTTTCCGGTCGCGAGGGAAAGTTCATGACATCGCGTCATCTGCGCGAACGGTTGGAACAGGAGCTTAAAACCAACGTGGGGCTGAACGTAGAAGAAATGGCTCTCAATACCTTCAAGGTTTCGGGCCGAGGAGAGTTGCATTTATCGGTTTTGATCGAAACCATGAGACGGGAAGGTTTTGAACTCGCCGTTTCTCGTCCCCAGGTGATTTTAAAAACAGAGAATGGAAAGGTTCTCGAACCGGCCGAGTATTTGTTGGTGGATGTGGAACAAACGTACCAGGGCGTGGTGATCGAAAACCTCGGGAAACGGGGTCTGGCCATGAAAAACATGCACGTGGATGGCCATCACCGCGTTCGCTTGGAAGGGGTGATCACGGCCAGAGCGTTGATCGGGTTTAAGGCAGAGCTTCTGGCGCAAACAAAGGGAACCGGACTTATGCACCACAGTTTCCACGGTTATGTTCCCCGTTCCAGTGGCGCGACGCGCCGGGCGGCGGGAGTGCTTGTCGCCAAAGAATCGGGTCTGGCCACGTCCTATGCCCTGCAAAGTCTCCAGGAACGCTCCGTTCTTTTCGTTGCCCCCCAAATGGACATCTACGCCGGGATGATCGTCGGTCAAAATTCGCGTGAAAACGATATGGTGGTCAACCCCTGCAAAAAGAAAGCGCTCACCAACATGCGTGCCGCCGGCTCCGATGATATTGTTCAACTCACACCCCCCCGGATCTTTACTTTGGAACAGGCCATCGCTTACATTGAAGATGATGAGTTGGCTGAAATTACCCCCAAACTTATTCGGCTTCGCAAAAAAGAGTTGGACCACAGCCTGCGCCGAAAATTCGAGAAACGAGAAGAAGATTTATCGGATGAATAA
- the atpE gene encoding ATP synthase F0 subunit C produces the protein MEAQQLVQSSQLFLGLGYIGAGFGAGLCLFAAASGIARLASAALEGTARQPEAAGTLRTSMIIPAALIEGLAFFALVVCLLLALKVPVGH, from the coding sequence ATGGAAGCTCAACAGTTGGTACAAAGCAGTCAGCTCTTTTTAGGGCTGGGATACATTGGGGCGGGGTTTGGCGCGGGACTGTGTTTGTTTGCGGCGGCTTCGGGTATCGCGCGGTTGGCCAGCGCGGCTTTGGAAGGAACCGCCCGTCAACCGGAAGCCGCTGGAACATTGCGGACCTCGATGATCATTCCGGCCGCTCTCATCGAAGGGCTCGCGTTTTTTGCCCTGGTGGTGTGTTTGCTCCTTGCGCTCAAAGTCCCCGTGGGTCACTAG
- the atpH gene encoding ATP synthase F1 subunit delta → MLKLQDRPVAARYARALFAVAKVQGLVEPVRGDLARLDEVLVSSPMLNVALRDPRVSPEAKRSVIQSVFGRFSPVLERFIGILLEKKRWDAWREILPVYERLANEEGGILAVQVTTATGLTKEETAQVQRSLEKSWGGPVSLQSRVSESLLGGMVLQVGDRVWDNSLKEQMEHLREVWLAGTTH, encoded by the coding sequence ATGTTAAAACTTCAGGATCGGCCCGTGGCCGCGCGTTACGCGCGGGCTCTTTTCGCCGTGGCCAAAGTCCAGGGCCTTGTGGAACCCGTGCGCGGGGATCTCGCGCGGTTGGATGAGGTCTTGGTCTCTTCCCCGATGCTGAACGTCGCGCTCCGGGATCCCCGTGTTTCGCCGGAAGCCAAGCGAAGTGTGATCCAAAGTGTTTTTGGGCGCTTTTCTCCTGTCCTTGAGCGGTTTATCGGGATCCTCCTGGAAAAAAAACGCTGGGACGCTTGGCGGGAGATTCTTCCCGTTTACGAACGCCTGGCGAACGAAGAGGGGGGCATCCTGGCGGTCCAGGTGACCACCGCAACGGGTCTGACGAAAGAAGAAACCGCCCAAGTCCAACGGTCGCTGGAAAAAAGTTGGGGTGGACCGGTCTCCCTTCAATCCCGAGTCAGTGAGAGCTTACTCGGGGGGATGGTTCTTCAGGTGGGGGACCGGGTCTGGGACAACAGTTTAAAAGAACAGATGGAACACCTGCGCGAGGTGTGGCTCGCCGGGACGACGCACTAG
- a CDS encoding cold-shock protein, protein MKGKVKWYNRVKGYGFLVPEDGSPEVFVHHSAVEAKGKDKVLVDGQGVEFEVAQGPKGPAAANVKPEAKPAPSA, encoded by the coding sequence ATGAAAGGCAAAGTGAAATGGTACAACCGGGTGAAGGGCTATGGGTTCTTGGTACCGGAAGATGGAAGCCCTGAAGTGTTTGTCCACCATTCCGCCGTTGAGGCGAAAGGGAAAGATAAGGTACTTGTGGATGGGCAGGGTGTGGAGTTCGAAGTGGCTCAAGGGCCGAAGGGACCCGCCGCCGCAAACGTAAAGCCTGAGGCGAAACCCGCCCCCTCCGCCTAA
- the rlmB gene encoding 23S rRNA (guanosine(2251)-2'-O)-methyltransferase RlmB: protein MIEEDLVYGKHPVTAALREGRVNKLWLLRGPGGDAVNELVQLAKEQRVVFQWVDRQRIAGIAPGVVHQGAVARVTAHAYQTLDDLWALGQPSPLLVLDGITDPHNLGAILRNAAFFGTGGVILPRWRAAGITGVVAKAAAGTLGMVPVVQVANTAQTLIELKEKGYWVYGADSEGEPCDRGDLTLPVALVIGAEGEGLHRLVRERCDHLIAVPGAGRAPSLNASCATAALLYELFRRDRGVRSRP, encoded by the coding sequence ATGATTGAAGAAGACTTGGTTTATGGAAAGCATCCTGTGACCGCGGCTCTGCGGGAAGGGCGTGTGAACAAACTTTGGCTTTTGCGGGGGCCGGGAGGGGACGCGGTCAATGAGTTGGTTCAATTGGCGAAGGAACAACGCGTTGTTTTTCAATGGGTGGACCGTCAACGGATAGCGGGGATCGCTCCTGGGGTGGTTCATCAGGGAGCTGTCGCCCGAGTGACCGCGCACGCGTACCAAACCCTGGACGATCTTTGGGCCCTCGGTCAACCGTCCCCCTTGTTGGTTTTGGACGGAATTACCGATCCCCACAATTTAGGAGCAATTTTGCGCAACGCGGCTTTTTTTGGAACAGGGGGCGTGATCCTTCCTCGCTGGCGCGCGGCGGGGATCACCGGTGTGGTGGCCAAGGCCGCGGCGGGAACCTTAGGAATGGTTCCAGTGGTTCAAGTGGCGAACACGGCCCAAACCTTGATTGAGCTCAAAGAAAAAGGGTATTGGGTTTACGGAGCGGACTCCGAAGGGGAACCTTGTGATCGTGGCGATCTGACGCTTCCGGTGGCGCTCGTCATCGGAGCTGAAGGCGAGGGACTCCATCGTTTGGTGCGAGAACGCTGTGATCACCTCATCGCTGTTCCCGGGGCAGGACGCGCTCCTTCCCTTAACGCGTCCTGTGCGACGGCGGCACTCCTCTATGAACTTTTTCGAAGGGATCGGGGGGTCCGGTCGCGCCCTTGA
- a CDS encoding cysteine--tRNA ligase → MTAQEIHFHNTLTGKEDLFVPLEPERVKMYVCGVTPYDECHLGHARCYVTFDFIRRALKRLGYSVTCVQNFTDIDDKIIRRALEKGEAPSVLAERYIADYFDKMDRLNVLRADAYPKVTEHIPEVIAFIERLMSKALAYAVGGDVFYSVRKFPNYGKLSKRDPDDLRVGARVEVDGRKQDPLDFALWKAAKPGEPSWPSPWGPGRPGWHIECSVMSLAGLGGDTFDLHGGGQDLVFPHHENEIAQSEGATGKPFARYWIHNGFVTVHQEKMSKSLGNFFTLGDIFKAHDPRTVRFLLLSHHYKGPLEFTDDQLAQAQTQLNEIEEGLQRMDAVLKNPLAVRSKEEKALRVLLDGFDAEVDKALAQNFNSPRVVALIFDLLGELKVRVARGKPVWGDGLVRGVNLARKTLREVLGILEPVDSQPPVLSPENEDDIVFLVEQRQQARQAKNWPESDRLREALAARGVIVEDTPQGPRWWRKS, encoded by the coding sequence ATGACCGCCCAGGAAATTCATTTTCACAACACGCTCACGGGGAAAGAGGACCTCTTTGTCCCCCTCGAACCCGAACGGGTGAAAATGTATGTTTGCGGTGTGACCCCTTACGACGAATGCCATTTGGGTCACGCCCGATGCTACGTAACTTTTGATTTTATCCGTCGAGCCCTTAAACGGTTGGGATACTCGGTCACGTGCGTGCAAAATTTCACCGACATCGATGACAAGATCATCCGGCGCGCTCTGGAGAAAGGGGAGGCGCCTTCGGTTTTGGCCGAGCGTTACATCGCCGACTATTTCGACAAAATGGACCGATTAAATGTCCTTCGTGCGGATGCTTATCCCAAAGTAACAGAGCATATCCCCGAGGTTATTGCTTTTATTGAGCGGTTGATGAGCAAAGCGTTGGCGTATGCCGTGGGGGGAGACGTGTTTTATTCTGTTCGGAAATTTCCTAACTACGGAAAACTTTCCAAACGGGATCCCGATGATCTTCGGGTGGGGGCCCGGGTTGAGGTGGACGGGCGCAAACAGGACCCTCTTGATTTCGCCCTTTGGAAAGCGGCGAAACCCGGGGAACCGTCCTGGCCGTCTCCCTGGGGACCGGGGCGTCCGGGGTGGCACATCGAATGTTCCGTCATGAGTTTGGCGGGGCTTGGGGGAGACACCTTTGATCTTCACGGGGGGGGGCAAGACCTCGTTTTCCCACACCACGAAAATGAGATTGCCCAGTCGGAGGGAGCCACGGGGAAACCCTTTGCACGGTATTGGATCCACAACGGATTCGTAACAGTTCACCAAGAGAAAATGTCTAAATCCCTGGGAAACTTTTTTACGTTAGGGGATATCTTTAAAGCCCACGATCCCCGCACCGTGCGTTTCCTTCTCTTAAGTCATCATTACAAAGGGCCCCTGGAATTTACTGATGATCAGCTGGCCCAGGCCCAAACGCAATTAAATGAAATAGAAGAAGGTCTTCAACGGATGGACGCTGTCCTTAAGAACCCCCTGGCCGTTCGCTCGAAAGAGGAAAAGGCCTTGCGCGTTCTTTTGGATGGATTTGATGCGGAAGTCGACAAGGCGTTGGCTCAAAACTTCAATTCTCCACGAGTGGTGGCGCTGATCTTTGACCTTTTGGGAGAGTTGAAGGTGCGTGTCGCTCGAGGGAAACCGGTCTGGGGGGACGGTCTGGTCCGTGGCGTGAATTTGGCGCGGAAAACACTCCGCGAGGTTCTGGGTATTTTGGAACCGGTTGATTCTCAACCTCCCGTTCTTTCCCCAGAGAACGAAGACGATATTGTGTTTTTGGTTGAGCAACGACAACAGGCTCGGCAGGCGAAAAATTGGCCGGAGTCTGACCGGTTGCGGGAGGCTCTTGCCGCGCGCGGGGTTATTGTTGAAGACACGCCTCAGGGGCCCCGCTGGTGGAGAAAATCATGA
- the ispD gene encoding 2-C-methyl-D-erythritol 4-phosphate cytidylyltransferase, protein MKAGSSAVILVAAGAGRRYGREKQFLPLGGRPLIHWPLLVFDNTPEVTEVILVVAKDRLAWARRFVHRGRFKKVRAVVPGGRERADSVRAGLAGVSPLVDVVLVHDAARALVSRDIIDRVAAAVRRSGAALAARPVTDTVKVGVVKQSRVHVARTLPRTGLWLAQTPQGFRADLARRIAPRLSSSLTDDVQAVERLGLPVEIVFGAARNFKVTVPEDFELCRSFFAQKKKIRRDGGKRSTVPLEKKAI, encoded by the coding sequence TTGAAAGCGGGGTCGTCGGCTGTCATTTTGGTCGCCGCGGGGGCTGGGCGGCGTTATGGACGGGAGAAGCAATTCCTCCCGCTTGGGGGACGGCCGCTCATTCATTGGCCGTTGCTGGTTTTTGATAATACACCTGAAGTGACGGAAGTGATTTTGGTGGTGGCGAAAGATCGGTTGGCCTGGGCGCGGCGGTTCGTGCATCGAGGACGGTTCAAAAAAGTCCGGGCCGTCGTTCCCGGAGGACGTGAACGGGCTGATTCTGTTCGCGCGGGATTGGCCGGTGTTTCTCCGTTGGTTGATGTCGTTTTGGTTCACGACGCGGCACGGGCCTTGGTTTCTCGGGACATCATTGACCGGGTGGCCGCGGCGGTTCGTCGATCGGGAGCGGCATTGGCGGCCCGTCCTGTGACCGATACCGTGAAAGTGGGTGTGGTGAAACAAAGCCGGGTCCATGTGGCCCGGACTTTGCCCCGGACGGGTCTCTGGTTGGCCCAGACCCCCCAGGGGTTTCGGGCGGACCTCGCTCGGCGTATTGCCCCGCGGCTCTCTTCCTCCTTAACGGACGATGTTCAAGCGGTCGAACGATTGGGTCTTCCCGTTGAAATCGTTTTTGGCGCCGCCCGCAATTTCAAAGTCACAGTCCCCGAAGATTTTGAGCTCTGTCGTTCGTTTTTTGCGCAAAAGAAAAAGATTCGTCGTGACGGTGGAAAGCGTTCCACTGTCCCCTTGGAGAAGAAAGCGATATGA